Proteins encoded together in one Lutra lutra chromosome 4, mLutLut1.2, whole genome shotgun sequence window:
- the FAM131C gene encoding protein FAM131C — MGSCVSRDLFTSAHKDCPMPQGTDPLNPDLSSSHPPTVAPDHVTGKDKQMDFCWDPWQRCFQTTNGYLADSRSCSNNYNVAALATSSLVGVVQSIKDHITKPTAMARGRVAHLIEWKGWRAQRSGWELSPAEDEHYCRLPDELREARFAAGVAEQFAITEATLSAWSSLDDEELHLENSPQDMVQLQDLESIYLQDSLLSGPSQDDSLLAFSSSGLSPEGWPSPDEPPITAVGPQPPSLEEEHQRRLPRGLGPEGGAHLQGSLPSVDSISLSEEEDEVFYN, encoded by the exons ATGGGCTCCTGCGTGTCGCGAG ATCTGTTCACAAGTGCCCACAAGGACTGCCCCATGCCCCAGGGCACGGACCCCCTGAACCCGGACTTGTCCTCCAGCCACCCCCCCACTGTTGCTCCAGACCATGTCACTGGCAAG GACAAACAGATGGATTTCTGTTGGGATCCTTGGCAG AGGTGCTTCCAGACCACCAATGGCTACCTGGCCGACTCCAGGTCCTGCTCCAACAACTACAACGTGGCAGCTCTGGCCACCTCGTCCCTTGTGG GGGTGGTGCAGAGCATCAAGGACCACATCACAAAGCCCACGGCCATGGCACGTGGCCGCGTGGCCCACCTGATCGAGTGGAAGGGCTGGCGCGCCCAGCGGTCAGGCTGGGAGCTGTCCCCCGCTGAGGACGAGCATTACTGCCGCCTTCCCGATGAGCTGCGGGAGGCCCGTTTTGCTGCAG GGGTTGCCGAGCAGTTTGCGATCACAGAGGCCACGCTGAGCGCCTGGTCCTCGCTGGACGACGAGGAGCTTCACCTCGAGAACAGCCCTCAGGACATGGTCCAGCTCCAGG ACCTGGAGAGCATCTACCTGCAGGACAGTCTTCTGAGTGGCCCCTCACAGGATGACAGTCTTCtggccttctcctcctctggcctCTCCCCCGAGGGTTGGCCCTCGCCTGACGAGCCCCCCATCACAGCTGtcggcccccagccccccagcctggAAGAGGAGCATCAGCGGCGGCTGCCTCGGGGTCTGGGGCCTGAGGGTGGGGCCCATTTGCAGGGTTCCCTCCCCTCGGTGGACAGCATCTCCCTCtcagaggaggaggacgaggTGTTCTATAACTGA
- the HSPB7 gene encoding heat shock protein beta-7: MSHRTSSTFRAERSFHSSSSSSSSSSSSSSSSASRALPAQDPPMEKALSMFSEDFGSFMRPCSEPLAFPARPGGQGNIKTLRDAYEFAVDVSDFSPEDIIVTTSNNQIEVRAEKLAADGTVMNTFAHKCQLPEDVDPTSVTSALREDGSLTIRARRHPHTEHVQQTFRTEIKI; encoded by the exons ATGAGCCACAGGACCTCCTCCACCTTCAGAGCGGAGAGAAGCTTCCACTCCTCCTCGTCCTCATCCTCGTCCTCGTCCTCGTCCTCATCCTCCTCAGCCTCCCGTGCCCTCCCGGCCCAGGACCCACCCATGGAGAAAGCCCTGAGCATGTTTTCCGAGGATTTTGGTAGCTTCATGCGGCCCTGCTCGGAACCCCTGGCCTTCCCAG CCCGGCCCGGGGGACAGGGCAACATCAAGACCCTCAGGGACGCCTATGAGTTTGCGGTGGATGTGAGTGACTTCTCACCTGAAGACATCATCGTCACCACCTCCAACAACCAAATTGAGGTGCGGGCTGAGAAG ctggcaGCTGATGGCACAGTCATGAACACCTTCGCTCACAAGTGCCAGTTGCCTGAGGACGTGGACCCCACTTCAGTGACCTCAGCCCTGAGGGAGGACGGCAGCCTCACCATCCGGGCCCGGCGCCACCCGCACACGGAGCACGTCCAGCAGACCTTCCGGACGGAGATCAAAATCTGA
- the CLCNKA gene encoding chloride channel protein ClC-Ka, producing the protein MEELVGLREGSSGSPVSLRELWGPCPRVRQGIRGGLEWLKQKVFRVGEDWYFLMTLGVLMALISYTMNFAIGRVVRAHKWLYREIGDSHLLRYLSWTVYPVALVSFSSGFSQSITPFSGGSGIPELKTILSGVVLEDYLDIKNFGAKVAGLTCTLAAGSTIFLGKVGPFVHLSVMIAAYLGRVHTKAIGESENKSKQNEMLVVAAAVGVATVFAAPFSGVLFSIEVMSSHFSVWDYWRGFFAATCGAFMFRLLSVFNSEQETITSLYKTSFRVDVPFDLPEIFFFVALGAICGVVSCAYLFCQRTFLGFVKTNRVISKLLATSKPLYSALAALVLASVTYPPGAGRFLASRLSMKQHLDSLFDNHSWALMTQNSSPPWPKELDPQNLWFEWYHPQFTIFGTLAFFLVMKFWMLILATTIPIPAGYFMPIFIFGAGIGRLIGEALALAFPEGIVAGGVTNPIMPGGYALAGAAAFSGAVTHTISTALLAFELTGQIVHALPVLMAVLVANAIAQSCQPSFYDGTIIVKKLPYLPWIRSRKISSHRVIVEHFMNCAITTLAKDAPLEEVARVVTSTDLAKYFLVESTESQILVGTVGREDLVQALRAEPPSWTPGHACLRDLLAGGCLIEPVTLQLSPETSLHQAHNLFQLLKLQSLPVTSLGRAVGSVSWVELKKAISSLTNPPAPK; encoded by the exons ATGGAAGAGCTGGTGGGGCTGCGTGAGGGCTCCTCGGGGAGCCCTGTGAGCCTTCGGGAGCTGTGGGGCCCGTGTCCCCGTGTCCGCCAAGGCATTCGAG GTGGCCTGGAGTGGCTGAAGCAGAAGGTGTTCCGCGTGGGGGAGGACTGGTATTTCCTGATGACCCTCGGGGTGCTCATGGCCCTGATCAGCTACACCATGAACTTCGCTATCGGGCGCGTGGTGCGAG CACACAAGTGGTTATACCGGGAAATTGGGGACAGCCACCTGCTCCGGTACCTCTCCTGGACCGTGTACCCTGTGGCCCTGGTCTCCTTCTCCTCCGGCTTCTCCCAGAGCATCACGCCCTTCTCTGGAG GTTCTGGAATCCCAGAGCTGAAGACTATCCTGTCCGGCGTGGTGCTAGAGGACTACCTGGACATCAAGAACTTCGGGGCCAAGGTGGCAGGCCTCACCTGCACCCTGGCCGCCGGCAGCACCATCTTCCTGGGCAAAGTG GGCCCCTTCGTGCACCTGTCTGTGATGATCGCTGCCTACCTGGGCCGGGTGCACACCAAGGCCATTGGGGAGTCTGAG AATAAGAGCAAGCAGAACGAGATGCTGGTGGTGGCAGCAGCGGTGGGCGTGGCCACAGTGTTCGCAGCGCCCTTCAGTG GGGTCCTGTTCAGCATCGAGGTCATGTCTTCCCACTTCTCTGTCTGGGATTACTGGAGGGGCTTCTTTGCGGCTACCTGCGGAGCCTTCATGTTTCGCCTCCTGTCCGTCTTCAACAGCGAGCAGG AGACCATCACCTCCCTCTACAAGACCAGTTTCAGGGTGGATGTCCCGTTCGACCTGCCGGAGATCTTCTTTTTTGTGGCGCTGGG ggccATCTGTGGCGTCGTGAGCTGCGCGTACCTCTTCTGTCAGCGAACTTTCCTTGGTTTTGTCAAGACTAACCGGGTTATCTCCAAACTGCTGGCCACCAG CAAGCCTCTGTATTCCGCTCTGGCAGCCTTGGTTCTCGCCTCCGTCACTTACCCCCCTGGCGCGGGCCGCTTCCTGGCTTCTCGG CTGTCTATGAAGCAGCATCTGGACTCACTGTTCGACAACCACTCGTGGGCACTGATGACCCAGAACTCATCCCCACCCTGGCCCAAAGAGCTCGACCCCCAGAATCTGTGGTTTGAATGGTACCACCCACAGTTCACCATCTTTGGGACCCTCGCCTTCTTTCTGGTTATGAAG ttcTGGATGCTGATTCTGGCCACCACCATCCCCATCCCTGCTGGGTACTTCATGCCCATATTCATCTTCG GAGCTGGCATCGGGCGCCTCATAGGGGAGGCCCTTGCTCTTGCCTTCCCTGAGGGCATCGTGGCCGGAGGGGTCACCAACCCCATCATGCCTGGGGGGTACGCCCTGGCAG GGGCTGCAGCCTTCTCGGGGGCCGTGACCCACACCATCTCCACGGCGCTGCTGGCCTTCGAGCTGACTGGCCAGATAGTGCACGCACTGCCCGTGTTGATGGCCGTGCTGGTGGCCAACGCCATTGCCCAGAGCTGCCAACCCTCCTTCTATGACGGCACCATCATTGTCAAGAAGCTGCCATACCTTCCATGGATCCGAAGCCGAAAAATCAG CTCTCACCGTGTGATCGTGGAACACTTCATGAACTGTGCCATCACCACGCTGGCCAAGGACGCACCGCTGGAGGAAGTGGCCAGGGTTGTGACCTCCACAGACCTGGCCAAGTATTTCCTGGTGGAGAGCACAG AGTCTCAGATACTGGTGGGCACTGTGGGAAGGGAGGACTTGGTGCAGGCACTCCGGGCTGAGCCTCCTTCCTGGACTCCAGGGCACGCG TGTCTTCGGGACCTCCTGGCTGGGGGCTGTCTCATAGAGCCCGTGACCCTGCAGCTGTCTCCGGAGACCTCCCTGCACCAG GCACACAACCTCTTCCAGCTGTTGAAACTTCAGTCCCTGCCTGTGACGTCTCTGGGCAGAGCTGTGGGCTCTGTGTCTTGGGTGGAG TTGAAGAAAGCAATTTCCAGCCTGACAAACCCACCAGCTCCAAAGTGA